The following are from one region of the Corylus avellana chromosome ca1, CavTom2PMs-1.0 genome:
- the LOC132168795 gene encoding F-box/LRR-repeat protein At4g14103-like — translation MEQPTKQKSVHDADDDGRFSDLPDEIVHRILSFLRMRDLSRLSVVSRRRRELCISNPHLDLSNIDLINSDESSRSRFNSFVDRLISLRWMHRVKTQTFRLRWSFVGGDDEYRVATWLQHAVNMGVARINLELVLDLGKPFDLPHCVLGCNSLRQLKVDAGDGFVKLPSPYFAATNLQWLELRPVRIGCNVNIGELLSSFKSLKCLWLDKISGTKSMTFTSPSVVSLILSNYDDELCNISILQEKLQVLGISWSSKSGGKSLTISAPNLKRFYLGGSAVDYYNCMKDFPHLFNAEMGLLSFPTHQASSKHIFDKILHSIQRAKCLTINECFVEVLLEQGCLPFLFDNLEHLTVRRSSRGVQVLPLCSLLRGIIKLKHLTVSCLTRDFANVTNSMPSREFSFKMGYWESQDLMFTRQLKKVTMVLFDKEDEVELIKYLLKNAEELEVMEILYTSPVSSDLITEIRRYDQRG, via the exons ATGGAACAACCTACTAAGCAGAAATCTGTGCACGATGCTGATGATGATGGAAGATTCAGCGACCTTCCAGACGAAATTGTTCATCGCATTCTTTCTTTCCTCCGGATGAGGGACCTTTCGAGACTAAGCGTGGTGTCAAGAAGACGCCGAGAGTTATGCATATCAAACCCACATTTGGATTTGAGTAACATCGATTTGATCAATTCCGACGAATCAAGCCGATCTCGGTTCAACAGCTTTGTGGATCGGCTCATCTCTCTCCGCTGGATGCATCGGGTGAAGACGCAAACCTTTCGGCTCCGATGGTCTTTCGTCGGCGGAGACGACGAATACCGGGTGGCGACGTGGTTGCAGCATGCAGTAAACATGGGAGTTGCAAGAATTAACCTTGAACTAGTCCTTGACCTCGGTAAACCCTTTGACTTGCCACATTGTGTTCTGGGTTGTAATTCCCTAAGGCAGCTCAAGGTTGATGCCGGGGATGGATTTGTCAAATTACCCTCTCCTTATTTTGCTGCTACAAATCTGCAGTGGTTAGAATTACGCCCTGTTCGAATCGGCTGCAATGTTAACATTGGAGAATTGCTTTCATCTTTCAAGTCCCTCAAGTGTTTGTGGCTTGATAAAATAAGCGGGACAAAGAGTATGACATTCACCAGCCCGTCTGTTGTATCATTAATACTTTCAAATTATGATGATGAGCTCTGCAATATTAGCATTCTGCAGGAAAAACTCCAGGTTCTTGGTATATCATGGAGTTCAAAATCTGGTGGTAAATCATTGACAATCTCTGCTCCCAATCTCAAAAGGTTTTATTTGGGGGGATCTGCAGTGGATTATTACAATTGTATGAAGGATTTTCCTCATCTGTTCAATGCCGAAATGGGTCTTCTTTCATTTCCTACTCATCAAGCTTCTAGCAAGCACATCTTTGATAAGATTCTTCACAGCATACAAAGGGCCAAATGTCTAACCATAAACGAATGTTTTGTTGAGGTTTTACTTGAGCAGGGCTGCTTGccatttttatttgataatttaGAGCATTTAACTGTGAGAAGAAGTTCAAGAGGTGTCCAAGTACTACCATTGTGCTCGCTTCTTAGAGGAATAATTAAGCTAAAGCATCTCACCGTATCATGTTTAACTCGGGACTTTGCTAAT GTGACAAACTCAATGCCTTCAAGAGAGTTTTCATTTAAGATGGGATATTGGGAATCTCAAGACCTCATGTTTACTCGGCAATTGAAAAAAGTAACTATGGTGCTTTTCGATAAAGAGGATGAAGTGGAACTAATCAAGTATTTGCTCAAGAATGCAGAGGAATTGGAAGTGATGGAAATTTTGTATACATCACCGGTGTCATCAGATTTAATTACTGAGATAAGAAG ATATGATCAGAGAGGGTGA
- the LOC132176463 gene encoding serine/threonine-protein kinase SRK2E isoform X2 yields MSWSPLSTSREIDENVQREIINHRSLRHPNIVRFKEVILTPTHLAIVMEYASGGELFERICNAGRFSEDEARYFFQQLISGVSYCHAMQVCHRDLKLENTLLDGSPAPRLKICDFGYSKSSVLHSQPKSTVGTPAYIAPEVLLKKEYDGKIADVWSCGVTLYVMLVGAYPFEDLAEPKNFRKTIQRILNVQYSIPDYVHISPECRHLISRIFVADPAKRITIPEIRNHEWFLRNLPADLMDERTMNTQFEEPDQPMQSNDEIMRIIAEATIPAAGSHSLNQYLTGSLDIDGDMEEDLESDPDLDIDSSGEIVYAM; encoded by the exons ATGAGCTGGTCGCCGTTAAGTACATCGAGAGAG ATAGATGAGAATGTACAAAGGGAAATTATAAACCACAGGTCATTGAGGCATCCCAACATTGTCAGATTCAAAGAG GTCATATTGACACCGACACATCTAGCTATTGTGATGGAATATGCATCTGGAGGGGAACTCTTTGAACGGATATGCAATGCCGGCCGGTTCAGTGAGGATGAG GCACGCTACTTCTTCCAGCAACTAATATCAGGAGTTAGCTACTGTCATGCAATG CAAGTATGCCATCGTGACTTGAAATTAGAGAACACATTGTTGGATGGAAGTCCGGCTCCTCGTTTAAAGATTTGTGATTTTGGGTACTCCAAG TCTTCGGTGCTGCATTCACAACCAAAATCAACTGTTGGCACACCTGCATATATTGCCCCTGAAGTGTTGCTTAAGAAAGAATATGATGGCAag attgCAGACGTGTGGTCTTGTGGGGTGACCTTATATGTCATGTTGGTGGGCGCCTACCCTTTCGAGGATTTGGCGGAGCCAAAAAACTTCCGCAAAACAATTCAG CGGATTTTGAATGTCCAGTACTCAATTCCTGACTACGTTCATATATCTCCGGAGTGTCGCCATTTGATCTCAAGGATATTTGTAGCTGACCCAGCAAAG AGGATAACCATTCCTGAGATAAGGAACCATGAGTGGTTTTTGAGGAACCTTCCAGCAGATCTCATGGATGAAAGAACAATGAACACTCAATTTGAAGAGCCTGATCAACCCATGCAAAGTAATGATGAAATCATGCGGATAATTGCTGAGGCTACCATTCCTGCAGCAGGGAGTCACAGCCTCAACCAGTATCTGACTGGCAGCTTGGACATTGATGGTGACATGGAGGAGGACCTGGAAAGTGATCCTGACCTTGACATTGATAGCAGCGGAGAGATAGTCTATGCAATGTAA
- the LOC132176463 gene encoding serine/threonine-protein kinase SRK2E isoform X1, with product MDRSTVTVGPGMDLPIMHDSDRYELVRDIGSGNFGVARLMRDKQTDELVAVKYIERGEKIDENVQREIINHRSLRHPNIVRFKEVILTPTHLAIVMEYASGGELFERICNAGRFSEDEARYFFQQLISGVSYCHAMQVCHRDLKLENTLLDGSPAPRLKICDFGYSKSSVLHSQPKSTVGTPAYIAPEVLLKKEYDGKIADVWSCGVTLYVMLVGAYPFEDLAEPKNFRKTIQRILNVQYSIPDYVHISPECRHLISRIFVADPAKRITIPEIRNHEWFLRNLPADLMDERTMNTQFEEPDQPMQSNDEIMRIIAEATIPAAGSHSLNQYLTGSLDIDGDMEEDLESDPDLDIDSSGEIVYAM from the exons atggatagGTCGACCGTAACTGTGGGGCCGGGCATGGACTTGCCGATCATGCACGACAGTGATCGGTACGAGCTGGTGCGAGATATCGGGTCGGGAAATTTCGGGGTGGCAAGGCTGATGAGGGACAAGCAGACTGATGAGCTGGTCGCCGTTAAGTACATCGAGAGAGGTGAGAAG ATAGATGAGAATGTACAAAGGGAAATTATAAACCACAGGTCATTGAGGCATCCCAACATTGTCAGATTCAAAGAG GTCATATTGACACCGACACATCTAGCTATTGTGATGGAATATGCATCTGGAGGGGAACTCTTTGAACGGATATGCAATGCCGGCCGGTTCAGTGAGGATGAG GCACGCTACTTCTTCCAGCAACTAATATCAGGAGTTAGCTACTGTCATGCAATG CAAGTATGCCATCGTGACTTGAAATTAGAGAACACATTGTTGGATGGAAGTCCGGCTCCTCGTTTAAAGATTTGTGATTTTGGGTACTCCAAG TCTTCGGTGCTGCATTCACAACCAAAATCAACTGTTGGCACACCTGCATATATTGCCCCTGAAGTGTTGCTTAAGAAAGAATATGATGGCAag attgCAGACGTGTGGTCTTGTGGGGTGACCTTATATGTCATGTTGGTGGGCGCCTACCCTTTCGAGGATTTGGCGGAGCCAAAAAACTTCCGCAAAACAATTCAG CGGATTTTGAATGTCCAGTACTCAATTCCTGACTACGTTCATATATCTCCGGAGTGTCGCCATTTGATCTCAAGGATATTTGTAGCTGACCCAGCAAAG AGGATAACCATTCCTGAGATAAGGAACCATGAGTGGTTTTTGAGGAACCTTCCAGCAGATCTCATGGATGAAAGAACAATGAACACTCAATTTGAAGAGCCTGATCAACCCATGCAAAGTAATGATGAAATCATGCGGATAATTGCTGAGGCTACCATTCCTGCAGCAGGGAGTCACAGCCTCAACCAGTATCTGACTGGCAGCTTGGACATTGATGGTGACATGGAGGAGGACCTGGAAAGTGATCCTGACCTTGACATTGATAGCAGCGGAGAGATAGTCTATGCAATGTAA